From a single Lates calcarifer isolate ASB-BC8 linkage group LG12, TLL_Latcal_v3, whole genome shotgun sequence genomic region:
- the b9d2 gene encoding B9 domain-containing protein 2, with protein MAELHIIGQIIGASGFPENSLFCKWGVHTGGAWRLLSGLKEGQTQVDLPQIGDMAYWSHPIDLHYATKGLQGWPKLHLQVWHQDSFGRCQLYGYGYCHVPSSPGHHRISCVTWRPLGSWQEQLAQIFVGGGPQLRSPDLIYSGADRYRLHTEAMGTVELELGIIMRHFDKYGVDS; from the coding sequence ATGGCAGAGCTGCATATTATCGGCCAGATCATCGGGGCGAGTGGTTTTCCGGAGAACAGCCTATTTTGCAAATGGGGAGTTCATACGGGAGGAGCATGGCGTCTCCTGTCCGGGCTGAAGGAGGGTCAGACCCAGGTGGATCTCCCCCAAATCGGAGACATGGCGTACTGGAGTCACCCGATTGATCTACACTACGCGACCAAGGGGCTTCAAGGCTGGCCGAAGCTTCACCTCCAGGTGTGGCACCAGGACTCCTTCGGACGGTGCCAGTTGTACGGATACGGGTACTGCCACGTCCCGTCCAGCCCCGGACATCACCGGATAAGCTGTGTGACCTGGAGGCCGCTCGGCTCCTGGCAGGAGCAGCTGGCGCAAATTTTTGTCGGCGGGGGACCGCAGCTCCGCAGCCCGGACCTCATATACAGCGGGGCGGACAGATACAGACTGCACACCGAAGCCATGGGGActgtggagctggagctgggCATTATCATGAGACACTTTGACAAATATGGCGTCGACAGTTAA
- the alas1 gene encoding 5-aminolevulinate synthase, nonspecific, mitochondrial, protein MDLIVRRCPFLARVPQAFLQQSKKSLVVYAQQCPIMMELASKPMAPSMARALCSSSSHHRTEDTASAAEGPKQKVEPKLPAGHPMPPSGQAVASKCPFLAAEMGQKHSSVVRQVGMEFQEDVQEVRTVQKEVSPAQLKKPSSASTTEGSGGEPANLMKTLLKQRPKMVSHLLQDNLPGSMSRFHYDDFFEKKIEEKKSDHTYRVFKTVNRLANEFPMADDFTGSLEEKREVSVWCSNDYLGMSRHPRVVQSIMDTLRKHGSGAGGTRNISGTSKFHVELEQELADLHKKDAALLFTSCFVANDSTLFTLAKMLPGCEIYSDAGNHASMIQGIRNSGAKKFIFRHNDVAHLRELLQKGDPSKPKIVAFETVHSMDGAVCPLEEMCDVAHEFGAITFVDEVHAVGLYGARGGGIGDRDGVMHKMDIISGTLGKAFGCVGGYIASTSALVDTVRSYAAGFIFTTSLPPMLLAGAKQSIQVLKGEEGRSLRRKHQRNVKLLRQMLMDSGLPVVHCPSHIIPVRVSNAEKNTEVCDIMMSRHNIYVQAINYPTVARGEELLRIAPTPHHTPEMMKYFVERLVHTWKEVGLELKPHSSAECTFCQQPLHFELMSEREKSYFSGLSHPISACA, encoded by the exons ATGGACTTGATCGTACGTCGCTGTCCCTTCCTGGCTCGTGTGCCTCAGGCCTTCCTGCAGCAGTCCAAAAAATCTCTGGTAGTGTACGCCCAGCAGTGCCCTATCATGATGGAGCTGGCCTCGAAACCCATGGCCCCGTCGATGGCACGGGCCCTCTGCTCATCCTCCTCCCACCACAGGACTGAGGACACCGCGTCTGCTGCTGAAG GGCCCAAGCAAAAAGTGGAGCCTAAGCTGCCTGCTGGTCACCCTATGCCACCCTCAGGCCAGGCAGTTGCCTCCAAATGCCCTTTCCTGGCTGCTGAGATGGGTCAGAAGCACAGCAGTGTGGTCCGTCAGGTCGGCATGGAGTTTCAGGAGGATGTTCAGGAAGTCCGCACTGTCCAGAAAG AAGTCTCCCCTGCCCAGCTGAAGAAGCCGTCCTCGGCCAGCACCACTGAGGGAAGTGGAGGGGAGCCGGCAAATCTAATGAAGACCCTCCTGAAACAGAGACCTAAAATGGTCTCTCACCTGCTGCAGGACAACTTGCCAGGCAGCA TGTCTCGCTTTCATTACGATGACTTCTTCGAGAAGAAGATCGAAGAGAAGAAAAGTGACCACACCTACCGCGTGTTTAAGACTGTGAATCGTCTGGCCAACGAGTTCCCCATGGCCGACGACTTCACAGGCTCTctagaggagaagagggaggtgTCCGTGTGGTGCAGCAACGACTACCTGGGCATGAGTCGACACCCTCGCGTCGTGCAGTCCATCAT GGATACTTTACGAAAGCATGGGTCGGGGGCGGGAGGCACCAGGAACATTTCTGGGACCAGTAAATTCCACGTGGAACTGGAACAAGAACTGGCTGACCTCCACAAGAAGGACGCTGCACTGCTCTTCACCTCCTGCTTCGTGGCCAATGACTCCACCCTCTTCACCCTCGCCAAGATGCTGCCTG gTTGTGAGATCTACTCTGACGCAGGCAACCACGCCTCGATGATCCAGGGAATCAGGAACAGCGGCGCTAAGAAATTCATTTTCCGCCACAATGACGTGGCTCAtctcagagagctgctgcagaaGGGAGACCCCAGCAAACCCAAGATCGTGGCCTTTGAGACCGTCCACTCCATGGATG GCGCCGTGTGTCCGCTGGAGGAGATGTGTGACGTGGCCCATGAGTTCGGCGCCATCACCTTCGTAGACGAGGTCCACGCCGTCGGCCTGTACGGTGCCAGAGGAGGCGGAATCGGAGACAGGGACGGTGTCATGCACAAGATGGATATCATCTCAGGGACACTAG GCAAGGCCTTCGGCTGTGTGGGCGGCTACATCGCGAGCACGTCCGCCCTGGTGGACACGGTGCGCTCCTACGCCGCCGGTTTCATCTTCACCACCTCCCTGCCGCCGATGCTGTTAGCCGGAGCCAAGCAGTCCATCCAGGTGCTTAAAGGAGAGGAGGGCCGCTCGCTGAGACGCAAACACCAGCGAAACGTCAAGCTGCTCCGACAGATGCTGATGGACTCCGGGCTGCCTGTGGTGCACTGCCCCAGCCACATCATCCCAGTCCGG gTGTCAAAcgcagagaaaaacacagaggtgtgTGACATCATGATGAGTCGCCACAACATCTACGTGCAGGCCATCAACTATCCCACCGTTGCCAGGGGCGAGGAGCTGCTGCGTATCGCCCCAACGCCTCACCACACCCCTGAGATGATGAAATACTTTGTCG AGAGGCTCGTTCACACCTGGAAGGAGGTCGGCCTGGAGCTGAAGCCGCACTCGTCAGCAGAGTGCACGTTCTGCCAGCAGCCGCTGCACTTTGAGCTGATGAGCGAACGAGAAAAGTCTTACTTCAGTGGCCTCAGCCACCCAATCTCAGCCTGCGCATAA